A part of Eubacterium sp. AB3007 genomic DNA contains:
- the hemB gene encoding porphobilinogen synthase: MDMIVRPRRLRTTEQMRKMVRETRVDKASLIYPIFAQDGENIKEPIEAMPGQFRYSVDQLPYILDELAEAGVQNILMFGIPEHKDAVGSQAYAEDGIVQRALMETKKRHPEMVAIADVCMCEYTDHGHCGILHDCYVDNDDTLPMLARIARTQVEAGADVVAPSDMMDGHVTAIRQELDKAGFVNTPIMSYAVKFASAFYGPFRVAADSAPQFGDRKSYQMDFHNRREALKEAMLDVEEGTDFLIVKPAMAYGDLIREVADATDIPIATYSVSGEYSMVKAAAAQGWIDEERIVGEMAVGAFRAGAGMYITYFAKEIAAMIDAGKIG, translated from the coding sequence ATGGACATGATCGTCAGACCAAGAAGACTGAGAACCACCGAGCAGATGCGGAAGATGGTCCGGGAGACCAGGGTAGACAAAGCATCTCTGATCTATCCCATCTTCGCCCAGGACGGCGAAAACATCAAGGAACCCATCGAGGCCATGCCTGGGCAGTTCCGCTACAGTGTGGATCAGCTGCCCTACATCCTGGATGAGCTGGCAGAGGCGGGGGTGCAGAACATCCTCATGTTTGGTATTCCGGAGCACAAGGACGCGGTAGGCAGCCAGGCCTACGCCGAGGACGGCATCGTCCAGCGCGCTCTGATGGAGACCAAGAAGCGCCATCCGGAGATGGTGGCCATCGCGGATGTGTGTATGTGCGAGTACACCGACCACGGCCACTGCGGCATCCTCCACGACTGCTACGTGGACAACGATGACACCCTGCCCATGCTGGCCAGGATCGCCCGCACTCAGGTGGAGGCCGGCGCGGATGTGGTGGCGCCCTCCGACATGATGGACGGCCACGTCACCGCCATTCGCCAGGAACTGGACAAAGCCGGGTTCGTCAACACCCCCATCATGTCCTACGCGGTGAAATTCGCCTCTGCCTTCTACGGTCCCTTCCGGGTGGCGGCGGACAGCGCGCCCCAGTTCGGTGATCGGAAGAGTTATCAGATGGATTTCCACAATCGCAGGGAGGCCCTGAAGGAGGCCATGCTGGACGTGGAGGAAGGGACGGATTTCCTCATCGTCAAGCCTGCGATGGCTTACGGAGATCTGATTCGGGAGGTGGCGGATGCCACCGATATCCCCATCGCTACCTATAGTGTCAGCGGGGAGTACAGTATGGTGAAGGCGGCAGCGGCCCAGGGCTGGATCGACGAAGAGCGCATCGTGGGAGAGATGGCAGTGGGAGCCTTCCGTGCGGGAGCTGGCATGTATATCACCTACTTCGCGAAAGAAATCGCGGCAATGATCGACGCAGGAAAGATTGGATGA
- the cobA gene encoding uroporphyrinogen-III C-methyltransferase: MSTGKVWLVGAGPGDIGLLTRKAEQVIREADLIVYDALIGSGIFSLLPKDAEYISVGKRSGNHTMPQEQIDQVLLEEAQKGKKVVRLKGGDPFLFGRGGEELELLAEHGIPYEVIPGITSPIAVPAYNGIPVTHRDYTSSLHIITGHKRKGADYDIDFEALVRTRGTLVFLMGIAMLPVICQGLLDGGMDPDMPAAVLQQGTTARQKRVVATVSTLHDEVTKQGIETPAIIVVGRVCQLADQFAWYEKLPLAGWRVVVTRPAGLISTMSARLRKLGAEVLEMPSIETVPREDQSALLAALEHAGDYQWAVFTSPTGVRVFFQTMEEARKDIRCLAGLKIAAIGAGTRKEVEKRGILADFVPSVYDGDTLGRELGAQLAGGERILLPRAAVGNQTLVEELEKAGAQVDDIATYDTVDAPAGVLDEKALFEEGKIDCAVFTSASTVRGFAAQTEGLDYSTVAAACIGKQTLAAADALGMQTFMAEKATMDSLAELVVRMKGERK, from the coding sequence ATGAGCACAGGAAAAGTCTGGCTGGTGGGGGCCGGCCCCGGAGACATCGGCCTTTTGACCAGGAAGGCGGAGCAGGTCATTCGGGAAGCAGATCTCATCGTCTACGATGCGCTGATCGGCAGCGGGATCTTCTCCCTGCTTCCAAAGGACGCAGAATACATCAGTGTGGGGAAGCGGTCCGGCAACCACACCATGCCCCAGGAGCAGATCGACCAGGTCCTCCTGGAAGAGGCACAGAAAGGCAAGAAGGTGGTCCGCCTGAAGGGCGGCGACCCCTTCCTCTTCGGCAGAGGCGGCGAGGAGCTGGAGCTTCTGGCAGAGCACGGGATCCCCTACGAGGTGATCCCCGGGATCACCTCCCCTATCGCGGTTCCTGCCTATAACGGCATTCCGGTGACCCACCGGGACTACACCTCTTCCCTGCACATCATCACCGGCCATAAGCGGAAGGGGGCCGACTACGACATCGATTTTGAAGCCTTGGTGCGTACCCGCGGCACCCTGGTGTTCCTCATGGGTATCGCCATGCTCCCGGTGATCTGCCAGGGACTTCTGGATGGCGGCATGGACCCGGATATGCCGGCGGCGGTGCTCCAGCAGGGGACGACGGCCCGGCAGAAACGGGTGGTGGCCACCGTGTCCACCCTTCACGATGAAGTGACAAAGCAGGGCATCGAGACTCCGGCCATCATCGTGGTGGGCCGGGTCTGCCAGCTGGCAGATCAGTTCGCATGGTACGAGAAACTGCCCCTGGCCGGCTGGCGGGTGGTCGTGACCAGGCCCGCCGGCCTGATCTCCACCATGTCCGCCCGGCTCCGGAAGCTGGGAGCTGAGGTGTTGGAGATGCCTTCCATCGAGACCGTTCCCCGGGAAGACCAGAGCGCGCTCCTGGCGGCGCTGGAACACGCCGGGGACTACCAGTGGGCCGTGTTCACCAGTCCCACCGGCGTCCGGGTGTTCTTCCAGACCATGGAAGAGGCCAGGAAAGATATCCGCTGTCTGGCGGGACTGAAGATTGCCGCCATCGGTGCCGGTACCCGCAAGGAAGTGGAGAAACGGGGGATCCTGGCAGACTTTGTGCCCTCGGTGTATGACGGCGACACCCTGGGACGTGAGCTGGGAGCACAGCTTGCGGGAGGAGAACGGATACTGCTCCCTCGGGCAGCCGTGGGCAACCAGACCCTGGTGGAGGAGTTGGAAAAGGCAGGCGCCCAGGTGGACGACATCGCCACCTACGACACCGTGGATGCTCCCGCAGGGGTGCTGGACGAGAAGGCTTTGTTCGAAGAAGGAAAGATCGACTGCGCTGTCTTCACCAGCGCATCCACCGTCCGGGGCTTCGCCGCCCAGACAGAAGGCCTGGACTATAGCACCGTTGCGGCGGCCTGCATCGGGAAACAGACCTTAGCCGCCGCCGATGCCCTGGGCATGCAGACATTTATGGCAGAAAAGGCCACCATGGACAGCCTGGCTGAGCTGGTGGTCCGCATGAAAGGAGAACGTAAGTAA
- the hemC gene encoding hydroxymethylbilane synthase, with amino-acid sequence MKKVRIGSRESRLAMIQSNTVVEFLASKGIPAELVTMKTTGDKILNKTLDKIGGKGLFVKELDQALVDGRSDLSVHSLKDMPMEVPAELPILAFSRREDPRDVLVLPEGETEIDFRKPIGSSSFRRRIQIEKLFPQARVESVRGNVQTRLRKLDEGQYGAIVLAAAGLKRLGLEHRISRYFSPQEMLPAAGQGILVLQGRAGEDYSCLEGYEDPAAACAALAERAFVRWLDGGCTSPIAAHAVLEAGAGEERPADRAAEPTILRLEGLYYDDPTGRWHRDSMECSLPEGPEAEAAAEAAQALGVQLAKKMKEVYR; translated from the coding sequence ATGAAGAAAGTTCGCATCGGCAGCCGGGAGAGCCGGCTGGCCATGATCCAAAGCAATACAGTGGTGGAGTTCCTTGCGTCAAAAGGCATTCCGGCAGAGCTGGTGACCATGAAGACCACCGGGGACAAGATCCTGAACAAGACACTGGACAAGATCGGCGGCAAGGGCCTGTTCGTCAAAGAGCTGGACCAGGCCCTCGTGGACGGCCGCAGCGACCTGTCCGTCCACAGCCTGAAAGACATGCCCATGGAGGTGCCGGCGGAACTTCCGATCCTGGCTTTCTCCCGGCGGGAGGACCCCCGGGACGTACTGGTGCTCCCGGAAGGGGAGACCGAGATCGACTTCCGCAAGCCCATCGGAAGCTCCAGTTTCCGGAGGCGGATCCAGATCGAAAAGCTGTTTCCCCAAGCCCGGGTGGAAAGCGTCCGGGGCAACGTCCAGACCAGACTCAGGAAGCTGGACGAAGGCCAGTACGGCGCCATCGTGCTGGCGGCAGCGGGGCTGAAGAGGCTGGGGCTGGAGCATCGGATCAGCCGGTACTTCAGTCCACAGGAGATGCTCCCGGCAGCAGGCCAGGGGATCCTGGTGCTCCAGGGGAGAGCGGGGGAAGACTATAGCTGTTTGGAAGGGTACGAGGACCCGGCCGCAGCCTGCGCGGCACTGGCAGAGAGGGCTTTTGTACGTTGGCTGGACGGCGGCTGCACCTCCCCCATCGCCGCCCACGCGGTGCTGGAGGCAGGCGCGGGGGAAGAGCGCCCGGCAGACCGCGCCGCGGAGCCAACCATCCTCCGGCTGGAGGGACTGTACTACGACGATCCCACCGGGCGCTGGCATAGGGACAGCATGGAATGCTCGCTCCCAGAGGGGCCTGAGGCAGAAGCTGCGGCAGAGGCCGCCCAGGCACTGGGGGTCCAGCTGGCAAAGAAAATGAAGGAGGTCTACAGATGA
- a CDS encoding bifunctional precorrin-2 dehydrogenase/sirohydrochlorin ferrochelatase: protein MSDRPFFPLFVDLSGKDILFVGGGNIATRRIRAMLPYVERLSVITKQASPDLLGLAEEGRVDLQERGFVPEDLEGRDMVLAATDDPALNEEIAALCRAQGIMVNVSSNKALCDFYFPGLVRQGETVIGVSASGQDHGKARRVRERIGEILTEEGI, encoded by the coding sequence TTGAGTGATAGACCGTTTTTCCCGTTATTCGTGGATCTCAGCGGGAAGGATATCCTGTTCGTAGGAGGTGGCAACATCGCCACCCGGCGCATACGGGCCATGCTGCCATATGTGGAGCGGCTGTCCGTGATCACCAAACAGGCTTCTCCGGACCTGTTAGGGCTGGCAGAAGAAGGCCGGGTGGATCTTCAGGAGAGAGGCTTTGTGCCAGAGGATCTGGAGGGGCGCGACATGGTGCTGGCCGCCACCGATGATCCGGCGCTGAACGAAGAGATCGCCGCCCTGTGCAGAGCGCAGGGGATCATGGTAAATGTCTCCAGCAACAAAGCTTTGTGCGACTTCTACTTCCCCGGACTGGTGCGGCAGGGTGAGACCGTCATCGGCGTCAGTGCCAGCGGTCAGGACCACGGGAAGGCAAGGAGAGTGAGGGAGCGCATCGGCGAGATCCTGACGGAGGAGGGCATTTGA
- a CDS encoding sirohydrochlorin cobaltochelatase, translating into MSKKALLIVSFGTSYPETRQKTIEAIEAYLAQAFPERDSFRAWTSRFIIKKVAREQDLVVMTPEEALERLEKEGYTDVLVQPTHLTDGYENRRLIGILEEHAEAFESVRLGRPLLFFPEDKAELVDILDQVYPRQTGEVLVLMGHGSEDRPTPDYDELNALMARRQVPDMVVGTVEGAPGLQPVEERLKELAGPEAAAGVIHTLLLAPLMIVAGDHANNDLAGEGPDSWKSLLEAKGYRICAHLNGLGEYEQIQQKFVRHAQEATPLAEWR; encoded by the coding sequence ATGAGTAAGAAAGCTTTGTTGATTGTGAGTTTCGGGACATCGTATCCGGAGACTCGTCAGAAAACGATCGAAGCCATTGAGGCGTATCTGGCGCAGGCTTTCCCGGAGCGAGATAGCTTTCGGGCCTGGACCAGCCGCTTCATTATCAAGAAGGTTGCCCGGGAGCAGGATCTGGTGGTCATGACGCCGGAAGAGGCATTGGAACGGTTGGAGAAGGAGGGCTACACAGATGTGCTGGTTCAACCCACCCATCTGACAGACGGGTACGAGAACCGCCGGCTCATCGGGATCCTGGAGGAGCACGCTGAGGCTTTTGAGAGCGTGCGGCTGGGACGACCCCTACTTTTCTTCCCGGAGGACAAAGCCGAACTTGTGGACATCCTCGACCAGGTCTATCCCCGGCAGACCGGGGAAGTGCTGGTGCTCATGGGTCACGGCTCAGAGGATCGGCCCACACCGGATTACGATGAACTGAACGCGCTGATGGCGCGCCGTCAGGTGCCTGACATGGTGGTGGGCACCGTGGAAGGCGCGCCGGGCCTGCAGCCAGTGGAAGAAAGGCTAAAGGAATTGGCCGGCCCGGAAGCCGCGGCCGGGGTCATCCACACCTTGCTGCTGGCGCCGCTGATGATCGTCGCCGGCGACCACGCCAACAACGATCTGGCAGGAGAGGGACCGGACTCCTGGAAGAGCCTTTTGGAGGCAAAAGGATACAGGATCTGTGCCCATCTAAATGGTCTGGGGGAATACGAACAGATCCAGCAGAAGTTTGTCCGCCATGCGCAGGAAGCAACACCGCTGGCAGAATGGAGATAA
- a CDS encoding ABC transporter permease — MGIIAVLWEKWREFRRDFYKITLAATISPLMYLIVFGLGIQTTSHGEPYLNFLIPGIVAMSTMTGSFSAVAQNMSVQRLYEKALDQVMISPTPLWQFILGQVIGGALRGMYAAGVILLITLPIAGSLVFNGWSFLIMFLNGTVFATIALVLSFLAKSYTDAPRFTAYIITPMSFLCNTFFSTESMPPGIRQVIAALPLSQACEMIRSIAGGGEPGVVGFLVLLGYLVVFSIISVVFIYKKKNL; from the coding sequence ATGGGAATTATCGCAGTACTTTGGGAAAAATGGCGGGAGTTCCGCAGGGACTTCTACAAGATCACACTGGCGGCCACTATCTCGCCACTGATGTATCTTATCGTGTTCGGACTGGGCATTCAGACCACGTCCCACGGTGAGCCGTACTTGAATTTTTTGATTCCTGGCATCGTGGCGATGTCCACCATGACGGGGAGTTTCAGCGCGGTGGCACAAAACATGAGCGTGCAGCGGCTCTACGAGAAGGCGCTGGATCAGGTGATGATCTCGCCCACGCCCCTCTGGCAGTTCATCCTGGGACAGGTCATCGGCGGCGCCCTGCGGGGCATGTACGCGGCGGGAGTGATCCTGTTGATTACACTGCCCATCGCTGGCTCACTGGTCTTTAACGGCTGGTCCTTCCTGATCATGTTTCTGAACGGTACGGTGTTCGCCACCATCGCGCTGGTGCTGTCCTTCCTGGCCAAAAGTTACACGGACGCCCCTCGCTTCACGGCCTACATCATCACGCCCATGTCGTTTCTGTGCAATACTTTTTTCTCCACGGAGTCTATGCCCCCGGGAATCCGTCAGGTGATCGCGGCGTTGCCCCTGTCGCAGGCCTGCGAAATGATCCGCAGCATCGCCGGCGGCGGCGAACCAGGAGTCGTCGGTTTCCTGGTGCTCCTGGGGTATCTGGTGGTCTTTTCCATCATATCCGTGGTGTTCATCTATAAGAAGAAAAACCTGTAG
- a CDS encoding ABC transporter ATP-binding protein has protein sequence MIEIRDLTKKFGDFTAVDHISMTIDTGEFFGFLGPNGAGKTTTISMLSTVLLPSEGEIFIDGRKLDRKASAEKSKLSVITQEFSMRQDMTMDEVMEYQGRLYYLPKKVIRQKSDELLEFVGLAEYRHRVVRYLSGGMKRKLMICRALMTEPEILLLDEPTAGMDAIARRQMWNLLRQLHGAGITILLTTHYIDEAQSLCDRVALINKGKLDTIAAPQALIDELGAFAVDETSEETLESHYFAAREEAIAYLSRSEKDAALRNTTLEDVFVARIGRGLGK, from the coding sequence ATGATCGAGATTCGCGATCTGACAAAGAAATTCGGAGATTTCACCGCGGTGGATCACATCAGCATGACCATCGACACCGGGGAGTTCTTTGGATTCCTGGGACCCAACGGGGCCGGGAAGACCACCACCATCAGCATGCTCTCTACGGTGCTTTTACCGTCGGAGGGGGAGATCTTCATCGATGGCCGGAAACTGGACCGGAAAGCTTCGGCGGAGAAGAGCAAGCTCTCGGTGATTACCCAGGAGTTTTCCATGCGTCAGGACATGACCATGGATGAGGTGATGGAATACCAGGGACGGCTGTATTATCTGCCGAAGAAGGTGATTCGCCAGAAGTCGGATGAGCTTCTGGAGTTCGTAGGCCTGGCGGAATACCGTCACCGGGTGGTGCGTTACCTGTCCGGCGGCATGAAACGCAAGCTGATGATCTGCCGGGCCCTGATGACTGAGCCGGAGATCCTGCTTCTGGACGAGCCCACGGCGGGCATGGACGCTATTGCCCGCCGGCAGATGTGGAACCTGCTGCGGCAGCTCCACGGGGCGGGGATCACCATCCTGCTGACCACCCATTATATCGATGAGGCTCAGTCCCTCTGTGACCGGGTGGCCCTGATCAACAAAGGCAAGCTGGACACCATTGCCGCCCCCCAGGCGCTGATCGATGAACTGGGGGCGTTTGCGGTGGATGAGACCAGCGAGGAGACGCTGGAGAGCCATTACTTTGCTGCCAGGGAGGAGGCCATCGCCTATCTCTCCCGGTCGGAGAAGGATGCAGCACTCCGCAATACGACGCTTGAGGATGTGTTCGTGGCCCGGATCGGCCGCGGACTTGGAAAATAA
- the cobI gene encoding precorrin-2 C(20)-methyltransferase, which yields MKKGKVYGVGVGPGDPELMTLKAVRLIEENDVFFVPGKEPKETVAYKIAAAAVPALAEKELVPVYMPMRMDKEEILRQHRKGADLMEEYLDKGKDAVYLTLGDSTVYCTFTYLQALLEEDGYETELVPGITSFCAAAARVNIPLCEWNEPLHVMPAMHKLGDKLDLPGNYVLMKSGSHMAEVKEILRASGRDVNVVENCGMPDEKVYHDVEEIPDEAGYFSLIIAKEHNRDL from the coding sequence ATGAAAAAAGGAAAAGTATACGGCGTCGGTGTGGGCCCGGGGGATCCGGAGTTGATGACCCTGAAGGCAGTGCGGCTTATCGAGGAGAACGATGTGTTCTTTGTGCCCGGAAAGGAGCCGAAGGAGACGGTGGCCTACAAGATCGCCGCGGCGGCAGTGCCTGCCCTGGCGGAGAAGGAGCTGGTGCCGGTGTACATGCCCATGCGGATGGACAAGGAGGAGATTCTGCGGCAGCATCGCAAGGGCGCCGACCTCATGGAGGAGTACCTGGACAAAGGCAAGGACGCGGTCTACCTGACCCTGGGTGATTCCACGGTCTACTGCACCTTCACGTACCTGCAGGCTTTGCTGGAGGAGGACGGCTACGAGACGGAGCTGGTGCCGGGCATCACCTCCTTCTGTGCGGCGGCGGCCCGGGTGAACATCCCGCTCTGCGAATGGAACGAGCCCCTGCACGTCATGCCGGCCATGCACAAGCTGGGGGACAAGCTGGACCTGCCCGGCAACTACGTGCTCATGAAATCCGGCAGCCATATGGCCGAGGTAAAGGAGATCCTGCGGGCCAGCGGCCGGGACGTGAACGTAGTGGAGAACTGCGGCATGCCGGATGAGAAGGTGTACCACGATGTGGAGGAGATCCCCGACGAGGCGGGCTATTTCTCCCTGATCATCGCCAAGGAGCATAACAGAGACCTGTAG
- a CDS encoding IS30 family transposase, producing MKKTSKHLTLEDRIVIERLLAHGFRFSEIATRLSKSRTTISREVKKNRTFKARNGNHCIHRKSCDLPTTCSQECHKRTRSCRVRCGDCNIHCERFQEDICPGITKAPYVCNACESMSRCWLHGYIYNARKAQDAYETTLKESRTGISLSEEQLQAMDELVTPLIQQGQSVNVVFQNHRDELPITARTAYDYIENGLLGAKNLDLARKVRRSYRRKSGPVLRVDKACHQGRSYDDYLSFMAQHPDMNVVEGDSVIGRKGGKVLLTLMFTNCDLQMAFLREQNNAATVSSVFASLREILGKELFKELFQVILVDRGSEFTDPTKIELDPETGEQLCHVFYCDPQNSNQKAHCERNHQFIRYIIPKGKSMDDLSQEKVILMMNHINSYPRKKWNGRSPLEVFTSIYGKSVPSILSMKQIAADSINLKPELIK from the coding sequence ATGAAGAAGACATCCAAACACCTGACACTGGAAGACCGTATCGTCATAGAGCGACTCCTGGCTCACGGATTTAGATTCAGTGAGATAGCCACCCGACTCAGCAAAAGCCGAACGACCATTAGCCGTGAAGTCAAAAAGAATCGTACGTTCAAGGCACGAAACGGTAACCACTGCATCCACAGGAAGTCCTGCGATCTGCCCACAACCTGCTCTCAGGAATGCCACAAACGTACGCGTTCCTGCCGTGTTCGATGCGGAGACTGTAACATCCATTGCGAACGATTCCAGGAAGATATCTGCCCTGGCATTACGAAAGCCCCCTATGTTTGCAATGCCTGCGAATCCATGTCGCGCTGTTGGCTCCACGGATACATCTACAATGCCCGCAAAGCACAGGATGCGTATGAGACGACGCTGAAAGAATCAAGAACTGGCATCTCTTTGTCGGAAGAGCAGCTACAGGCCATGGATGAGCTCGTCACACCGCTGATCCAGCAGGGACAATCGGTCAATGTCGTGTTTCAAAACCATCGCGATGAACTCCCCATCACGGCACGGACAGCCTATGATTACATTGAAAACGGCCTTCTTGGTGCAAAGAATCTGGATCTCGCCCGTAAGGTACGTAGATCATACCGCCGGAAAAGCGGTCCGGTGCTCCGCGTGGACAAAGCCTGCCATCAGGGGCGCTCTTATGATGACTATCTTTCATTTATGGCGCAGCATCCGGATATGAATGTGGTTGAAGGCGATTCTGTCATCGGCAGAAAGGGCGGCAAGGTTCTTCTCACCCTCATGTTTACCAACTGCGATCTGCAGATGGCCTTCCTGCGGGAACAGAACAATGCGGCCACTGTTTCCTCTGTGTTTGCTTCACTCAGAGAGATTCTGGGAAAAGAACTCTTCAAGGAACTGTTTCAGGTTATTCTGGTCGATCGAGGCAGCGAATTCACCGATCCCACGAAAATCGAACTTGATCCTGAAACCGGAGAACAACTCTGCCATGTGTTTTATTGTGATCCGCAAAACAGCAATCAGAAGGCGCACTGTGAACGGAATCACCAGTTTATTCGGTATATCATCCCAAAGGGCAAGTCGATGGATGATTTATCGCAGGAAAAGGTCATCCTGATGATGAACCATATCAACTCATATCCGCGCAAAAAATGGAACGGGCGGTCACCGCTTGAGGTATTCACCTCAATCTATGGAAAGAGTGTTCCCAGCATTCTATCCATGAAGCAGATCGCCGCCGATTCCATAAACCTTAAGCCCGAACTCATTAAGTAG
- a CDS encoding BCCT family transporter encodes MGKKKVQIRKPVFISMGVIYIFIIVLGLVAPAKFAAAETAIVEFACLKFGWAYQLLTVVLLGFCFWVLFSKRVGSIRLGGEKAQPVMSRWAWFVISLCGGIATGIVFWGIAEPVTHYMDGIPLFESIKAQSPLAAKMALSTTYLHWGLAEYCYYCVAGIVIGVAVYNLKLPYRISSCLYPLLGERAMGWIGTVIDIICVFGLAGGVSASLCEGALQIGAGLGIVATFDPGKLTWISILIAVVITFLLSSYTGIARGVRFFSDLNAKIYMALLAFVLFFGPTAYILNLATEALGFHFNNVLEQVTYTGAWNENDMWPTWWTVNYWSWMIAYAPLMGIFYAKIARGRTLKEFTVYNFLLPGGFGMLWFGIFGSASIFYENKSHTIWQVMSDKGTESAVFAFFDNLPLTFLMRCVFLFTIFISIVTLADSMTTTISSLSIKAKNAATVEPPAPIKIFWGITLSLVCFVNLATASDVGAVSGIDATKQLAISVAFPLLIVMILMVVSGIKMLVQYDRYDTVDHPENSVVAKDQIVDYDVDEVVD; translated from the coding sequence ATGGGAAAAAAGAAAGTTCAGATACGTAAGCCCGTGTTCATATCCATGGGCGTGATCTACATATTTATTATTGTGTTGGGGCTGGTGGCCCCGGCGAAGTTTGCCGCGGCGGAGACGGCCATCGTGGAGTTCGCCTGCCTGAAATTTGGCTGGGCCTATCAGCTACTGACTGTGGTGTTGCTGGGCTTCTGTTTCTGGGTGCTGTTTTCCAAGAGAGTAGGCAGCATTCGGCTGGGTGGCGAGAAGGCGCAGCCAGTCATGTCCCGGTGGGCATGGTTCGTCATTTCTTTGTGCGGCGGCATCGCTACGGGCATCGTCTTCTGGGGCATCGCCGAGCCGGTGACCCACTACATGGACGGGATCCCTCTTTTTGAGAGCATCAAGGCGCAGTCGCCGCTGGCGGCTAAGATGGCTTTGTCCACCACCTACCTGCACTGGGGCCTGGCGGAATACTGCTACTACTGTGTAGCCGGCATCGTCATCGGCGTGGCCGTCTACAACCTGAAGCTTCCGTATCGGATCAGTTCCTGCCTGTACCCCCTGCTGGGAGAGCGGGCCATGGGCTGGATCGGTACCGTCATCGATATCATCTGCGTGTTCGGCCTGGCAGGCGGCGTTTCCGCTTCCCTGTGCGAGGGCGCGCTGCAGATCGGAGCAGGCCTGGGTATCGTGGCCACCTTTGATCCAGGCAAGCTGACCTGGATCAGCATCCTCATCGCCGTAGTCATCACCTTCCTTCTGTCCAGTTACACCGGAATCGCAAGAGGCGTACGGTTCTTCTCCGACCTGAATGCCAAGATCTATATGGCGCTGCTGGCTTTTGTCCTGTTCTTTGGACCGACGGCTTACATCCTGAACCTGGCGACGGAGGCCCTGGGCTTCCACTTCAACAACGTGCTGGAGCAGGTCACCTACACCGGTGCCTGGAACGAAAACGACATGTGGCCTACCTGGTGGACTGTCAACTACTGGAGCTGGATGATCGCTTACGCCCCGCTGATGGGTATCTTCTACGCCAAAATCGCCCGGGGCAGGACCCTGAAGGAGTTCACCGTGTATAACTTCCTGCTGCCGGGAGGTTTCGGTATGCTGTGGTTCGGCATCTTCGGATCCGCCTCCATCTTCTACGAGAACAAGTCTCACACCATCTGGCAGGTGATGAGCGACAAAGGGACCGAGTCGGCGGTATTCGCTTTCTTCGACAACCTGCCGCTGACGTTCCTGATGAGATGCGTCTTCCTGTTTACCATCTTCATCTCCATCGTTACACTGGCGGACTCCATGACCACCACCATCTCGTCTTTGTCCATCAAAGCGAAGAACGCGGCCACCGTGGAACCGCCGGCGCCCATCAAGATCTTCTGGGGCATCACGCTGTCCCTTGTCTGCTTTGTGAACCTGGCCACCGCCAGCGACGTGGGCGCCGTCAGCGGCATCGACGCCACCAAGCAGCTGGCCATCTCCGTGGCCTTCCCGCTGCTCATCGTCATGATCCTCATGGTCGTCAGCGGCATCAAGATGCTGGTCCAGTACGACCGGTACGACACCGTGGATCACCCGGAGAACTCCGTGGTCGCAAAGGACCAGATCGTGGACTACGACGTGGACGAGGTCGTGGACTGA